The Chlorocebus sabaeus isolate Y175 chromosome 20, mChlSab1.0.hap1, whole genome shotgun sequence genomic sequence TAACATAGACCTAGACAGCCCAGAAGGGCGGGCTCTTCTGGGCATGCATTTTATTACTCAATCTACCCTTGACATTAGGAGGAAGTTACAAAAGGCAGGAATAGGACCCCAAGCTCCAGCAGCCAACTCTTAAACGTGGCCTTTGGAGTTTACAACAATAGGGAcagggcagaggaagaggagaaaactcaaagaaatagCCAAACAGTGCAATTGTTCACAGCTGCTTTCAGCCTCCTACTGCTTTTGAGCTACCCATCCTGGGAAAGTGTTGCAAGAGTGGCTTTGGGATGCCCAGACAAAAGCCAGCTCGTCAGCCCCTGGGCTGGAATCAGTGTGCCTTCTGTCAGCAAGAGGGCCGCTGCAGGAAAGACTGCCTCAGGCTCCAAAGGGAGTCTGAGCTCCCTGGACCCCTGTTGGCTAAGAGAACAGAGGACTGACAGGGCCCAAGGTCCCCCAAAGCTTCCATCAGACACCTTACCATCTCTGCAAAAGAGCCTCAGGTAACTCTTGACATGGTGGGTAAAAATATTGAGTTATTGGATATGAGAACCATCTTCTCAGTTCTGATCTAGTCCTTGGGGCCACTGTCTTCCCACTCCTATACTGTAACGAGGATAGATGACCAGCTGAAAGCTAGGAGATTCACCCATTCCTTTAGTTGCGCTGTGGGGAACCATATGTTTTCCCATAGATTTTTGCTTCTTCTTGAGTGCCTTCTTCCTTTACTGGGAAGAGACTTACTTTCCCAATAACAGGCTGCAGTTCAATTTGTAGCACCTCAAGGGAAGGCCACAGGGCTTCCACAGACATGGAATGAGATGGGAAATGAAGAATGCCAGTCACTAAAGGGGTAGTCAGGGGCCTCTCATCAAGATCCCTGCCTTTCACCATTCTTTTACCAACTTCATCTTCTCATCGGGGAACATGAAGCAACTTTAAGAGGTCTTAAGGTTTCAAACAAAGCAGGGCCAAGTGCTAAGCAAACTCCACAGGGATGCCTCCCACATGAAGATATGGGAAGTATAAGGCAGGTTTACAGGAGGCAGGAAAACACTGAAGGTCTCTGAGTAGGGCTTTTCTAGCATTAGGAAAGGTGTGAGCACCTCCTTGAGCTGACTTATAGGTACTAGGGAGTATCTTCCTCTCTATAAAATATCTCTCCTGCATgtcttttgctgttgttgtttgacaGAGcatcattctgtcacccaggctggagtgcagaggcaccatcttggctcactgcaacctctgtctcccaggttcaaaggattctcatgcctcagcctcctgagtagctgagactacaggcatgcaccaccatgctaggctaatttttgcatttttagtagagacggggtttcctcatgttggccaggctggtctcgaactcctgacctcaagtgatccacctacctaggccccaaagtgctgggattacaggtgtgagccatcgtgcctggccctgaACATCCTTTACAGATGGGAAAGACGTTCTTCTGCACCTTATGGTGAAATTCGAAAGAGAAATAAGGACGCATTTGTCAGAGGATGGTATGAGTAATAAAAGCCACATACTTACACCCATCACTGACAAAATGACAAGCCTAATATGGTTTATATTACTATGAAAGCTCAGTGAGTGAATTAATATAGTCTCCTCCTATTGCCTAGAAGAGTGTGTAAGGCATATAGTCCCCTAATAATCCAAACTTTTGCCCCCGAAGTCAAACATTCAAGTAAGAGACAGGAGATATAGGTCAAGGTTTTAATCTACACACACACCAGTGACGCTACGAACCCAAAGGCTCTTATATACCTGGAGAAGCTCCAATGGCCAGCGTGGAGTTCTTCTGGGAAAAGAGCATGCTGGTGGCATTGCTGTTAGATTCAGCCTTTTTTCCAGCAGATAGCCTTGCTGTTTGTATAGATTGAATTACAACATTGAGACTAAACTAACAAAgatcttaaaaatactttagtGCTGCACAAAGATTGAGAACCCTGGCTATTTCCAAAAGGTTGCCAAGATCAAAGTCTTGTCTCTGTAGAAATCCCGTGATATTCTCGTAGTTAGATGGAACCTTATGGGAAAGCAAGCACCTGAGGGGAGATGGAGACTGGAGCTTCAAACCCAGGAACCATTACAATTGCACCTTCAAACATACGGACAAGCCTGCCAACATTCTTGGGATGGCTAGAACAGCTTGGGAAAACTGTTCAAGAACTATAATTATCAAGAATATTTCagaaaggctgggcgcggtggctcacgtctttaATAGTATGAAAAAGATAGCCGTTGACTAATAGCGGCTCTTAtctttcctaaaaaaattaaaaatccagctTGAAAAGATGCAAATGTTTTTAAGTAACTTTATTGTATACCAAAACAAAGCTAAAAGAATTTTAacacaaaatgcaaaaaatcCAGTACTCAATAAGTTACAATTCGCAATGTCTAACACCAAATCAAATAATGTTAAGAatgcagagagacagaaaaattatAATCCATGCTGagacaggggaaaaaaatcaagctaCTTAAACTGACATAGAAAGGACACGTCAGACGAGAATTAAAAAACATTAGAAAGGACACAGATGACAGAGTTGTAGACAAGGACATTGAAACAAATATAACTATTTTCCTTGTATTAAAGaagctaggctgggtgcagtgggtcatgcttgtaatcccagcactttgggagtccaaggtgggcgggtcacctgaggctaggagttcaagaccagcccagccaacgtggtgaaaccctgtatctaggaaaaatacgaaaattagctgggcatggaggcacacgcctgtaatcccagctactcaggaggatcacttgggagaTGGGAGGGTCACCTGGGTCTAGGAGTTTGttgctgcagtgaaccaagatcatgtcactgcactccattctggatgaccaagtaagaccctgtctcaaagaataaaagcaaaataaataataaaaggattTTGGTCAATGTCTTAATATACTTCTTGCTGTAAATCAATGTTATACTGGCATGTTTTCCCCCACTGGGAAGGCAcgttagtttttgtttgtttgtttgtttctttttagacagggtctagctctgctGCTCAacctggagtgcgatggtgtgatcagagctcactgtagcctcaaactcccaggctcaagggatcctcctgcgtcagcctcctgaatagccaggactacaggcacatgtcaccacactcaactattttgtgtgtgtgtgtgtgtgtgtgtgtgtagatggagtctcactatgttgcccaggctggtctcaaactcctgggcccaagttaTTCtcacactttggcctcccaaaatattggaattacaggtgtaagccaccacacctgccccatGTTGGCTTTTCACTTAACTTGAGGACAAGTTTGGTATTCATAACTCCTAACCCCACTCTCCTTTTCTATGTGTAGGTTGCTTTGTGTTATAATCTCTATATACATATTGTGTCCTTGTCACTTATGATTTTCATTCTAACTCCACaggttttcttttcaatttgtcacaatcactgaaataatttatgtatatctCTTTAAATACATGTAGGGGCCACCTAATTTGGAATGACTTATAAAATGTTACTCTATGTTTGAAGCAGTTTTTATGGAACACTAATGATTTGCATTGAGCCAAAGTCATTGGCCTGAGGATATATTTTCAGAGAGAGCATAGTAAAAACCAATGTCATGACTCTGTGGTGGTTGGTGGTGATCGACAGCATTCCTGTGCAAAGGGGTTTAGTTGGAGCGAAACTGAAGTTTTAAAGACAGGCATACATAGGCAGAAGAGAAGTGATCCCCTGATGTACCTCTTCACTTCCTATGTATCAATTCTTCTCTGGTTTTGTGAGACTGAGATAgggagactcttttttttttttttttttgagacggagtcttgctttgtcgcccagggtggagtgcagtggccggatctcagctcactgcaagctccgcctcgatAGGGAGACTCTTATGGAATATCTGTCCTTTCCCTTCAGCTGCCTGACTTTCCTGGGCTCCTGGCTGGCCTACACATGTGTAACGATGGTCACTTCCACATTCATGACAAACAGAGGGGAGGAGACCAACAAACTGCATATCCTACATGGTAACCTGAAACTAGACTGTGTGATAGTATTAGTTTGTGAGGTATATCAGAAACTATATGATTTTAGTCCTTTTAAGTTTATTCAGGTTTATTTTAAAGGCTAGCATATGCTTTATCCTATAGAATGTCCTATGTATACTTGAGAAGAAGTATACTCTGTTTTTGTTGATATGTAATATGTAAATGAAACCTTACGGGTAGCAGCTCTCAGAGAGAAGAAACCCTCAAAGTTTCTTTCAGACGTTTACAGGTgtcagactctcagttaatcttcCCTAGATCTGGGCAAGGAAAGACTTGGCTGTGTCAATGCAGATTCCctacagatgcaaatctcccCAGGAAAAGACAACTCTGCAGGGCTACTTCTGCAGCTGGCTTTCTGAACAGacatctcaaaatatgtcaaagaaatgtattttggggtaaaatatttttaattccttcacATCTACAGCCTGATACACCTGCCGTTTCAACGCACCATTGTTGGTGGCAACTCCATTCTTCCCTACACTCAAGCCAGAAAAACAGATTCTCCTTGAGGTTAGTCTTTTTCTCACAGCACACATCCAATGTATCAGAAAAATCATGTTTCCTGTTTGGTTAATTACAGACTTTGATCTGCccaatctttctctttcttggtctCTGAATTTTGGCAAAAGAGTCGCCTGATACAGGCGGGATCGATTCGACTGAGGATTCTCAAAACCGTCAGACATTTCAGAGCCTTAATCTCGGGGTTGGGGTTTGGGCCGCCCTTGAACACTTTTGGGGGGCCTCCCtgtcaaaatcagcctggccaggCCTGTCTTCAAGGCCCAGGGGCAGGGCCAGGTTCTCCCGATGCTTCTTGAAGCTTCTCCCGCCGGGTGGGCAGccaccctccccttccctctgacCTGCAGAGAAGCTTCAGGGGGCATTTATTCAATTTGTTAGGAGCCCTCCAGGCGCAGGTGCGCGGTGACTCTGTGGTTCTCACCACACCCGCTGCCCTCCTTGGTCCTCTCGCTGTCTCAAGCGGGCAGTAATATTCCGGGTGAGCCTGGGCTCCGAAGACACCCAGTCAGGGAGGGACCGGTAGGGAAGGGCACCAGCCCCTTAGGCCCTTCTCAGTAGGGATCCGAAAAAGGTCTTGAAGAAGTAGAAAGGGAGAGTTGGCAGTAGatcaaagggaaagaaggaaatcctaGGAGATTTCCTATCTGAAGGCACCATGAAGAGAAAGTCCGCCTCCGCTGGAGAGCCGCCTCACGACGCAGGTGAACCGAGTTCCGGTCTCCATTGGAGACCAAATCAGTTGACTTTGGCTTGACTCCTAGTGAAGAAGCCACCTTTGTCCTCCCCTGTTTAGCTCTTGATCCTAAAGCACTTGATTGTCTCTCCCGCGCTTTCGATGCATTTCAGGGATGCAACTgggaaatttgtttttaatgcacTTACTTGaaggaagaatattttaaagtatttttgcaaagaaaaatatttccttttgcactgaAGACATTCAGATGTGAGGAAAATCACTAGGCTGGGGAAAGCAAATGCTGTTGAGAATGTCTCACAAACACGAATTACTCGTCAGCAGGTAGGTTTGACCCTCAGGTTGGGCACATTTTAAGTGCACTGTTGGAACTTGAGATGAATCTAGGACAttcatgattattatttttagctttttagtaaaatttaatattttaaatttaaatacacaTTCTGAAAATTGTATAAGCAGCACAAGACACCGGCTTTATGCCATATTTACAAACATAGGAAAGAAAGATGCTATTTTAAACGACAATGCTGCTGCCGgacgcagtgtctcacgcctgtaatcccagcactttgggaggccaagtagggtggatcacgaggtcaggagatcgagaccatcctggctaacacagtgaaaccccatctactaaaaacataaaaaagtagccgggcatagtggtgggcgcctgtaatcccagctacttgggaggctgaggcaggagaatggcatgaacccaggaggtggagtttgcagtgatctgagatcgcgccactgcacttcagcctgggtgatagagccagactccctctcaaaagaaaaaaagacaaacaaaaacaaaaaaatgacaatgCTTCATAAATgggaacatttttaaagtacctAGAGAAAAAAAGTTAACCTCGAAttctatgcaaaaataaaatctcaaaactGTGAGTGAAATAAggactttgaaaaaaatataaaagataaagaattcaCCAACCCACCCTacaagaaatctttttttttttttttttttttttttttttgagacggaatctcgctttgtagcccaggctggagtgcagtggccggatctcagctcactgcaagctccgcctcctgggttcacgccattctctggcctcagcctccagagtagctgggactacaggcgcccgccacctcgcccggctagttttttgtattttttagtatagacggggtttcaccgtgttagccaggatggtcttgatctcctgacctcgtgatccgcccatctcggcctcccaaagtgctgggattacaggcttgagccaccgcgcccggcctacaagaAATCTTAGGAGTCCTCCAGGCAGAAGCAAAAGGATACCAGATAAAAATGTGAACctacacaaacaaatgaatattGGATATGGCATTTAGAAAGCATGGACTAcacattttcttataatttaaatcttttttttctttattttatttttttttttttgagacagagtctcgctctgtcacccaggttcgagtgcagtggcgcgatctccactcactgcaagctccgcctcccgggttcatgccattctcctgcctcagcctcttgagtagctgggactacaggcacccgccaccgcgcccggctaattttttgtatagttttttagtagagaccgggtttcaccgtgttagccaggatggtctcgatctcctgacctcgtgatccactagcctcggcctcccaaagtgctgggattataggcgtgagccaccaccccccgccgccaatttaaatctttaaaaaaaatatttgacctaggccgggcgcggtggctcacgcctgtaatcccagcactttgggaggctgagacgggcagatcacgaggtcaggagatcgagaccatcctggctaacacggtgaaaccccgtctctattaaaaatacaaaaaaaaaaaaaaaattagctgggcgtagtgtcgggcgcctgtagtcccagctactcgggaggctgagccaggagaatggcctaaaagtaaaagtaataataatcacAGAGCTTATACTgcataaagtaaaaatacataacaCTAGGATAAAGGCCAGAAAGGGAGGTAAAATGACACTTGAAAGCAGACTACGATAAATTAAAGATGTATCCCAGAAACCCTAAAGCAGCCTCTGAAATAAAAAAAGGGTTATACCTAAAAAGCAACAAAGGAGAGAAAACGGAATGAAATAAAAGCTATGTCAATACTATGCTGGAACAACTACTCTCCAGGCCTCTATCCTATAGAAATACACCACTGGCCAATGAGAAGTGTACAAGAACGATGactgcagctttatttgtaatcataaaataataggacGAACGtaattttaaagatacatgaaaagggttttatttatttaacacacaGATAATTGAACAAACAATTGAAGCAAGTCCTTTGTCAAAAGGAACACAGAGGGTCATGATGATGCTACTCCTCCAGGGATTTCAGGGTTCCCAGATGCCTAGTTTTCTGCCTAATTCTTCTGGAAGATGTTATTCTCGGGGAGCAATAGGTCCTCGAGTTTGGGGCTCTTTCAGGTTCTCTCTCCATTTCCCGATTCTgctacaataaacaaacaaacaaaagcaattcTCACTTCCAGAAGACCCCGCCGGTGCCTCTGCACGAGCCTTTCAGGAGGTCTGGATGTCTGGTCCACCGCTCCCCGGCTTCTTTCCCAGCTTTTGCTTTTCCCTTCCCCTGCTCTCGCCCTGCCGCCCCACGGCCCGACCACTGCCCAGCTGAGCCCCCGCGGTTCCACTGGGAAGAAGATGCGCCGGAGGCCCAGCCAGTTGTCCGCCCTGCGGGGTGCCCAGACATCAACGCTCTGTAAAAAGAACCTCCCCATGGAAAAAATCTCTTGATTTCCACTCTCAGGGTTCTTCAAAGGACTAAAAGCTAAAGGCGACGATGAATTCATTCGACAAGTCCTAGTCGTGCGCCCTGGCGAGTGCCAGACCCTGCTCCCCGCAAGGGGACCCACGAACGACcctcaccaccacctctgcccTGGTGGAGCCCCCGTGCGGAACACAGGATCCGAAGATGGCAGCAGAAGCTCCTCAGCAGCCCCGAAAGCGACTGGCCAGGGTGGGCACAGGCTCCTTCACTGGGTGAAGGCGGCGCAAAGAACGGGAAGAACCATCCCGGGAGCCCACCGGGCGTTCAGCTTCCCTTGAGCTCCCAGGCGACTCGGGCTCGGTAGCCCACCGGGGAGTTTCCGGAAGCTCCTGAAGCAGgcgaggggcggggcgggcgAAGGCCATTCGGCTGTTCCTCTGGCTCCAGAATCTCCTAACGCGCAGGT encodes the following:
- the LOC103225515 gene encoding LOW QUALITY PROTEIN: uncharacterized protein (The sequence of the model RefSeq protein was modified relative to this genomic sequence to represent the inferred CDS: substituted 1 base at 1 genomic stop codon), with product PLSGFFKGLKAKGDDEFIRQVLVVRPGECQTLLPARGPTNDPHHHLCPGGAPVRNTGSEDGSRSSSAAPKATGQGGHRLLHWVKAAQRTGRTIPGAHRAFSFPXAPRRLGLGSPPGSFRKLLKQARGGAGEGHSAVPLAPESPNAQVSNVTSATHRSNLSGFPRACSVVLPGRP